From the genome of Clostridia bacterium, one region includes:
- the hpnJ gene encoding hopanoid biosynthesis associated radical SAM protein HpnJ: MAPLKTLFLNPPSFENFDGGASSRWPATREIESYWYPVWLAYPAGMLEGSRLLDAPPHHVSAAETIEIGKSYDFLVLFTSTPGFPGDCKLAEAMKAANPSLKIAFVGPHVTTLSEQTLNDCQAIDFIVRREFDYATVEFANGKPLEEILGVSFRKDGRIVHNADRPAVDDLDALPDVVDVYRRDMDVTRYNVPFLLYPFVALYTTRGCPAQCTFCLWPQTLSGHPWRKRSSNAVAREMMKAKEYWPNVKEFFFDDDTFNIQKARTIELCAELKPLGLTWSCTSRVTTDYETLKAMKEAGCRLLIVGYESGDPQILKNIKKGATVERARDFTRDCKKLGLLIHGDFILGLPGETKESIRRTIDFAKELDVDTIQVSFAHAYPGTEFYEFAKKNGFIVNEQEMVDAGGHQVAHVEYPGLPRDYVMEMVHRFYDEYYFRPKAIFRIVRKAIFNSEERKRLYVEAKAFLKLRAARNKAVKEFRSKQDSMPEPTLPPPNPLPILPNDAEAKNETVEA; encoded by the coding sequence ATGGCACCGCTAAAAACACTCTTCCTGAATCCACCCTCGTTCGAGAACTTCGACGGAGGCGCTAGCTCGCGCTGGCCTGCGACGCGCGAGATCGAGTCGTACTGGTATCCCGTGTGGCTGGCCTATCCGGCTGGCATGCTGGAAGGTTCTCGCCTGCTGGATGCTCCTCCTCACCATGTGAGCGCCGCCGAAACGATCGAGATTGGCAAGAGCTACGATTTCCTGGTGCTCTTCACCAGCACGCCGGGGTTCCCGGGCGACTGCAAACTGGCAGAAGCGATGAAGGCGGCGAACCCGAGCCTGAAGATCGCCTTTGTCGGGCCGCACGTGACTACGCTGTCGGAGCAGACGCTGAATGACTGCCAGGCCATCGACTTCATCGTACGTCGCGAGTTCGACTATGCGACGGTGGAGTTCGCTAACGGTAAACCGCTGGAAGAGATTCTTGGGGTTTCGTTCCGCAAGGACGGGCGCATCGTACACAATGCCGATCGTCCGGCGGTGGACGATCTCGACGCGCTGCCCGACGTGGTGGACGTTTACAGGCGTGACATGGACGTAACCCGCTACAACGTTCCGTTCCTGCTGTACCCGTTTGTGGCCTTGTATACGACGCGTGGCTGCCCTGCGCAGTGTACATTCTGCTTATGGCCGCAAACGCTGAGCGGACATCCATGGCGCAAACGCTCCAGTAACGCTGTCGCACGCGAGATGATGAAGGCCAAGGAGTACTGGCCGAACGTCAAGGAATTCTTCTTTGACGATGACACATTCAATATCCAGAAGGCTCGCACCATCGAGCTTTGCGCGGAGCTGAAGCCGCTGGGCCTTACGTGGTCATGCACCTCCCGCGTGACAACCGACTACGAGACTCTGAAGGCCATGAAAGAAGCCGGTTGCCGACTGCTGATCGTTGGCTACGAATCGGGCGACCCGCAAATTCTCAAGAACATCAAGAAGGGCGCCACGGTCGAGCGCGCACGCGACTTTACCCGCGACTGCAAGAAGCTCGGTCTGCTCATTCACGGCGATTTCATTCTCGGACTGCCGGGCGAGACCAAGGAAAGTATCCGCCGAACAATCGACTTCGCCAAGGAACTCGACGTGGATACCATACAGGTCTCCTTCGCGCACGCCTATCCGGGAACGGAGTTCTACGAATTCGCCAAGAAGAACGGGTTCATCGTCAATGAGCAGGAGATGGTGGACGCCGGCGGGCACCAGGTGGCGCACGTTGAATATCCGGGCCTGCCTCGCGACTATGTCATGGAGATGGTGCATCGCTTCTATGACGAATACTACTTCCGCCCTAAGGCGATTTTCCGCATCGTCAGGAAAGCGATCTTCAACTCCGAGGAGCGCAAGCGGTTGTACGTGGAAGCGAAGGCGTTTTTGAAGCTAAGAGCCGCGCGCAACAAGGCTGTAAAGGAGTTCCGCTCGAAGCAGGACTCCATGCCTGAACCAACACTGCCGCCGCCAAATCCGCTTCCCATTCTGCCGAACGACGCTGAAGCCAAGAACGAAACCGTCGAGGCCTGA
- a CDS encoding TolC family protein, translated as MQSCVRVVRVVRQLFVCLLIVLFAAPLAFAEPIPFRRAIELALQHSGVMAVAAVDRVRAYGLYNEARRSYAPAVVFGSGLGYSFGVPLTIAGSAPSLFNLNTQQYVVNFAQRDLVRAARIEWQASNLDIEDKRAAVILDTALLYTELDSLTEKLRVLREQLQAGQRAEFISIERRKEGIDSELDVKRAQLTTARAQLRLAEAEGNADVLRERLGKLVGIPAASLETVTDSVPRTPNVDQSDDLSLRAVQSSVAAKYADQKAQAADFRARSESRQLLPSVDFATQYALLSTYNNYDEFYRKFSRNNFSFGASIRFPLFNPAQRAHAEAAKADAIKAKRQAEDVRDQVANDTLKLQRSVKQLAAAREVARLEYELAQGNLDATQAKVQGGTATARDVESARADASDRHSAYLDATFELYRVQMQLMRATGDLQDWALGR; from the coding sequence CGCGTGGTTCGGGTTGTGCGACAGCTCTTCGTCTGCCTGTTGATAGTCTTGTTTGCGGCGCCACTGGCTTTCGCTGAGCCGATTCCCTTTCGGCGTGCCATCGAACTCGCGCTGCAACACAGCGGTGTAATGGCGGTGGCGGCCGTTGACCGGGTTCGCGCCTACGGCCTCTACAACGAAGCGCGAAGGAGTTATGCGCCTGCGGTGGTGTTTGGCTCCGGCCTCGGCTATTCCTTCGGCGTTCCATTGACGATAGCCGGGAGCGCGCCCTCGCTATTTAACTTGAATACGCAGCAGTACGTCGTGAACTTCGCGCAGAGAGATTTGGTACGTGCAGCAAGGATCGAGTGGCAGGCAAGCAACCTCGACATAGAAGACAAGCGCGCAGCCGTGATTCTGGATACTGCGCTGCTCTATACAGAACTGGACAGCTTGACAGAAAAGCTGCGCGTTCTTCGTGAGCAATTGCAGGCCGGACAGCGGGCAGAGTTCATCAGCATCGAGCGTCGCAAAGAAGGCATCGACAGCGAACTCGACGTAAAAAGGGCGCAGCTAACGACTGCGCGGGCGCAACTTCGACTGGCAGAGGCTGAGGGCAACGCCGATGTTCTGCGGGAACGCCTCGGCAAGTTGGTGGGCATTCCCGCCGCATCCCTGGAAACCGTGACTGACTCCGTACCTCGCACTCCGAATGTGGACCAGAGCGACGACCTTTCCTTGAGGGCCGTGCAGAGCAGCGTCGCGGCGAAGTACGCAGACCAGAAAGCGCAAGCGGCGGACTTCCGCGCGCGCTCGGAGTCACGGCAACTGCTGCCGTCCGTCGATTTCGCGACGCAGTACGCCCTGCTCTCCACTTACAACAACTACGACGAGTTCTACCGGAAATTCAGCCGCAACAATTTCTCCTTTGGCGCATCGATCCGGTTCCCCCTTTTCAATCCAGCGCAACGTGCCCACGCAGAGGCGGCGAAAGCTGACGCAATCAAGGCGAAACGACAGGCGGAGGACGTTCGCGACCAGGTTGCTAATGACACTCTGAAGTTGCAGCGCAGCGTAAAGCAACTGGCCGCCGCACGCGAGGTCGCCCGATTGGAGTACGAGCTGGCACAGGGCAACTTGGACGCCACTCAGGCAAAGGTCCAGGGCGGCACAGCAACCGCACGCGACGTTGAATCTGCTCGCGCCGACGCCAGCGACCGCCACTCAGCGTATCTCGATGCGACCTTCGAACTCTACCGGGTCCAGATGCAATTGATGCGAGCAACGGGCGATTTACAGGACTGGGCGCTGGGAAGGTGA
- a CDS encoding ABC transporter permease, with product MISTETWGVALEALRANKVKAALTMLGVVIGSACIVLVVTIALLGKTYVLAQIEGVGSNLVYAYYVSGNQTRVVSDEISLGDLEAVRALPKVSEVSGVHDMQMAVVVQGRERPVSLIGVTQGFQKIRNLQILKGRFFDQLDMETGSKACLITQDLANLYPNENMVGKELKVGELTFTVIAVFRERVATFGQSEITSESVVVPFSLIKYYTGKEYLKVLYAQARTADDVPEVTREVKRVLESRHRPGAVYVVQNLSSILDAARKISMALTAVLLLVGCIALIISGVGIMNIMLVTVTERTREIGLRKAVGAKRQEILYQFLIEALIISGVGAFVGIMIAVSVKFVVQALMPAEFAMKIPISWVSIIVAFTVSCAVGVLFGYLPANRASKLQPTESLRYE from the coding sequence ATGATCAGCACAGAAACATGGGGAGTCGCGCTGGAAGCGCTACGCGCGAACAAAGTGAAGGCAGCGCTTACGATGCTTGGCGTCGTGATTGGCAGCGCCTGCATCGTGCTCGTCGTGACCATTGCGCTTCTCGGCAAAACCTACGTTCTGGCTCAGATCGAGGGTGTCGGCTCCAACCTGGTTTACGCGTACTATGTGAGCGGTAACCAGACCCGGGTAGTGTCCGACGAAATCTCCCTCGGTGATCTGGAGGCCGTACGCGCTCTGCCCAAAGTTTCTGAAGTTTCCGGCGTGCACGATATGCAGATGGCGGTCGTAGTGCAGGGACGGGAGCGCCCTGTATCGCTGATTGGGGTCACGCAGGGGTTCCAAAAGATTCGCAATCTCCAGATACTGAAAGGCCGCTTTTTCGATCAGCTCGACATGGAGACGGGAAGCAAGGCCTGCCTTATTACGCAAGACTTAGCCAATCTTTATCCGAACGAGAACATGGTTGGCAAGGAACTCAAGGTCGGCGAGCTGACATTCACGGTGATCGCAGTATTCCGCGAACGTGTAGCTACTTTCGGACAATCTGAGATCACCTCCGAATCCGTCGTGGTGCCGTTCTCGCTCATTAAGTACTACACTGGGAAGGAGTATCTGAAGGTCCTGTACGCACAGGCGCGGACGGCTGACGACGTGCCCGAAGTCACCCGCGAGGTGAAGCGGGTGCTCGAGTCGCGCCATCGCCCCGGCGCGGTATACGTAGTCCAGAACCTGTCCTCGATACTTGACGCCGCCCGGAAGATTTCGATGGCCCTTACGGCTGTGTTGCTGCTGGTGGGTTGCATCGCGCTAATCATCAGCGGCGTTGGCATCATGAACATCATGCTGGTCACGGTGACGGAGCGCACCAGGGAGATCGGTCTGCGCAAAGCCGTGGGCGCCAAACGCCAGGAAATCCTGTATCAGTTTCTGATCGAAGCACTGATCATCAGCGGTGTTGGCGCGTTTGTCGGCATCATGATCGCGGTCAGCGTGAAGTTTGTCGTCCAGGCACTTATGCCAGCCGAGTTTGCCATGAAGATTCCCATATCCTGGGTTTCTATCATCGTGGCATTCACAGTCTCGTGTGCAGTAGGAGTGCTGTTCGGCTACTTGCCTGCGAACCGGGCCTCCAAACTCCAGCCAACTGAATCGCTACGTTACGAATAG
- a CDS encoding glycosyltransferase family 39 protein → MSRYVRFGNTLLTMMLAGFAVRIIVVACMYSMHLNPILDHWKFGWEMGRVARSLYAGQGFSSPLFEPSGSTAWMAPGYPLLLAAMFKLFGLFSTASIWAILTLNSIFGVVTIAAVYKIALRVFGEATAKIAGWTWAVFPYSIYLSAGRVWENTLTTMLMTLLFLLTLELEEKPTLGKWLGWGAMWGLGALVSPALTGALPFLGLWIAWRHQKRGVGWLPQAAVAALFFWALLSPWMLRNWETFHRFIPLRDNFWLELHVGNNGDTSDVTPDSSHPSNSIIERAEWNRLGELGYMEAKKHEVIGFIKAHPAFFAWVTVRRFVYTWTGFWTLDPKFLHEEPFHIPNVLFTTTLTLFLLLGLQRAWSNGYRESITPVLLLVIAFPFIYYLTHPSMDYRHPIDPMIVIMGGYAVVEWMERRAVVPREGEAVEELIATGD, encoded by the coding sequence GTGAGCAGATACGTCCGCTTTGGGAACACCCTGTTGACCATGATGCTGGCCGGCTTTGCTGTCCGGATCATCGTCGTGGCGTGCATGTACAGCATGCATTTGAATCCGATTCTCGACCACTGGAAGTTTGGTTGGGAGATGGGCCGAGTCGCCCGTTCGCTATACGCCGGGCAGGGATTCAGCTCTCCGCTTTTTGAACCCAGCGGTTCCACTGCGTGGATGGCTCCAGGATACCCGCTGCTTCTCGCTGCCATGTTCAAGCTGTTCGGCCTGTTCAGCACCGCTTCGATATGGGCCATCCTTACTCTGAACAGCATCTTCGGCGTGGTCACCATCGCTGCTGTCTACAAGATTGCGTTGCGCGTGTTCGGAGAGGCTACGGCCAAAATCGCTGGTTGGACCTGGGCGGTATTCCCCTACTCCATCTATCTCTCCGCCGGACGCGTCTGGGAGAACACGCTAACTACGATGCTGATGACGCTGCTCTTCCTCCTGACTCTCGAGTTGGAAGAGAAGCCCACATTAGGAAAATGGCTTGGCTGGGGAGCTATGTGGGGCTTGGGGGCGCTTGTCAGCCCGGCTTTGACCGGCGCATTACCGTTTCTTGGCTTGTGGATCGCGTGGCGGCATCAGAAACGCGGTGTGGGGTGGCTGCCGCAAGCTGCCGTCGCCGCTCTCTTTTTCTGGGCGTTGCTATCGCCGTGGATGCTTCGTAACTGGGAGACATTCCATAGGTTCATCCCGTTGCGCGACAATTTCTGGCTGGAGCTTCACGTTGGTAATAACGGCGACACTTCCGACGTGACTCCCGACTCGTCACATCCATCCAACAGTATCATCGAGCGAGCGGAATGGAACCGGCTTGGCGAGCTCGGCTACATGGAAGCGAAGAAGCACGAGGTGATCGGCTTCATCAAAGCGCATCCCGCGTTCTTCGCCTGGGTTACGGTGCGGAGGTTCGTGTACACGTGGACGGGTTTCTGGACGCTCGATCCGAAGTTCTTGCATGAGGAACCGTTCCATATCCCGAATGTCCTCTTTACCACGACTTTAACTCTCTTCCTTTTGCTGGGACTCCAGCGTGCGTGGTCGAATGGGTATCGCGAGTCGATCACACCCGTCTTGCTGCTCGTAATCGCATTCCCGTTCATCTATTACCTGACGCATCCAAGCATGGATTATCGCCACCCGATTGATCCGATGATCGTGATCATGGGCGGTTATGCGGTCGTGGAATGGATGGAGCGCCGTGCCGTTGTGCCGCGAGAAGGCGAAGCCGTCGAGGAGCTTATTGCCACGGGAGACTGA